The DNA sequence TGGGTTGTGGTCACTAGGTGGCAGTGTCTGCTAATCCCTTTTCAAAAAACAGGATGCCTAAAGCCAAAGTGTCACGTTCTTCATGTAGCCGGTCTAGTCTGTTTCTCTCCAAATTGGGACAAAATCACTGTTAAAGTTTAGAGTGAAATTATGCATTGTACTACTAAATAAATACTGCACAACATTCAGTTCTCAATTAAATACAGCAAAAGACCATTCACATATCATTTAGGATTTAAAGAAGCGGGTAGTTCAAGAATGTGAGTTGAGTTGGATTGAATTGTTTTAAGTTCTAATTCAGCATATAGAACCCAATTAAGAATATTCTTTGTTTTGCAGAAACTTGTGTGTGGGCATTTGTActactgaaaatgtgtttattaagcATCCTTAAAGAACAACGAAAGACATGATAGGCGCCATAATGTGGCTCTTTATAAATTTCTAACTACATCTTAAAGCCTGTTTAGTCTCATAAACTAccataaaaatataacaataaaaatagcaatgtgCAAACTCCAACCGTGATGGGATCTGACAGAACAATTTGTGTGCAATCCTGAGCTTCAAAAACTTTGTCAAATGAATATACGggtgaaactcaaaaaattagcacatggtgcaaaagttcattaatttcagtaattcaacttaaaaggtgaaactaatatatAAACTCATTAAATACAAAGTGAGACATTTCAAGCCTTTGTTTGATATCGTTTTGATGATTATGGCgtacagcttatgaaaaccccaaattcaaaatctcagaaaattagcatatggtgcaaaagttacTAACTTAACTAATCCAAAACACATGCAAAGGGTCCCTGAGCCTTTAATTGGTCTCTCAGTCTGGTTCAGTTGAAATCACAATCATGGGGAAGACTGCTGACCTGACAGTTGTGCAGAAAGCCATCATTGACACCCTCCACAAGGAGGGAAAGCCTCAAAAAGGTAATTGCAAAGGAAGTTGGATGTTCTCAAAGTGCCGTATCAAGGCACAGTAATAGAACATTAAATGGAAGGATTTTCAGGAAAAGGTCGTTCAAATGTGTGGGGGAGCTTCACAAGGACTGGACTGAGGCTGGAGTTACTGCATCAAGAGCCGTCCTGGACATGGGCTTCAAATGTCGTCCCTCTTGTCAAGCCGCTCCTGAACAACAAACAACGTCAGAAGCGTCCTACCTGGgctaaaggaagaaaagaacTGGTCTGTTTCTCAGTGGTCCAAAGTCCATTTTTCTGATGAGAAAATTATGaggtcccagagtctggaggaagaaTGGAGAGGCACACAATCCAAGATGCTTGAAGTCCAGTGTGAAGTTTCCATGGTCTGTGTTGGTTTGGGGagccatgtcatctgctggtgttggtCCACTGGGCTTTATTAAGTCCAGAGTCAGCGCAGCCGTGTACCGGGACATTTTATCATAAGCTGTACGCCATAATCATCAAAACgatatcaaataaaggcttgaaacatctcactttgcatgtaatgagtccatataatatattagtttcaccttttaagttgaattactgaaattaatgaacttttgcaccatatgctaattttttgagtttcacctgtattttatttatcaagtaGTCAGTATACTATTTTAGAATCATTACAGGGCGTGCAAAAACAGTAGGGTGATGTTTTGGGACTGGTGGAGATTTGTGAATTCTGAGAAAATGACTAAAGCGATTATGGAATggagatattttttttctctttttagtcaattttagcaggttcctatactcatgagcagcgCTATATATCTAGATAAGAAATTGGAATCTGAACATGGAGTAAGTGTAGGGATGACAGTAAGAGATGCGGCCGgtttccttcctcctctctgactCATGCCCTGATTGGCCCTTCCCTGAAAGCAAACAGGACTTTGGACCCTGTCGGTCCTAAACAGGCTGGGGCCATCCTGACGTCTACTGGCATCTACGATTTGAGAAATGGTGTACAGCAGCTTCTGTTACTTTTAGTAAAGTGGGCAGATTGTTGCCCAAGGGAGTCAAGTTCCAAAGAAAGgtacatttctgtgtctgtatgaCAAAGTCGACAGGGCTGAACTGGGACTGTGTAGGCCTACAAGTGAGGAGGAGTTTATGAAAAACGACTCCATGACTCATTTTACTCCGCCCAATGATGGGCGTTGCCTTCTCAACTCCTCTCTAAGGTGTGGCGATTTTGGTAAACTGAAATTCCTCTGATATCTATCCTGTTCTCTTATTAAAACTAAGGTAAGAAGAAAAATCCAGGTGAATGACTTTTGATCACACTCGTCCGGATGTAGGCTACGCACCTTTATTccgtttaaatgttttatttggctCGTcggaaaattgtgtttttcctcatcTGTCGACATGAAGTGTTAAGGTTTTTATTGAATGCAGCTCTAGTCGCGTACACAACGGATTCAAACGAAGACATTACGAATCCTAATCCAGTGGAATTGTTTGTTACCCGAAGTGGAGGCATTAAAAGTCTCAGGAAGAGAAATGAGCAGAGCAAAACTAAGGAGAAAGCAGGAGACAAGAGCTAAAGGAATAAAACCATGCGGTGATGAGATTCTAATACTGtatgccttttctttttcctagTTTCAGACTTTTGTCTACAGCCGCAACAATGTCTGGTTGGGTGAGTATAGTTTCAAATTAGATTGCCGgtttaaaatgtcagcaataGAAAGTTGATTATTAAAGCATATTTCTCCACTTGTATTGTAGGATGACTTGGAGCTGCTCTTAGACACCCCCTCCTCACTGACCGTGACAGTAAGTTAAACACACTCTTACCTTTTTAGTGCCcaggctgatgatgatgatgatgatgatgatgatgatgaatattTCTGGGTTGCTATTGCTTGAATGGATTGGGACAAATCCTGTATGAAAGCTTAGAATATAACatatcaaacagaaaacactatatatatatatatagatatatctatctatatctatctatatctatatatatctatatatatatatatatatctatatatatctatatctatctatctatctatctatctatatgtatatatatatatatggagctatatatgtgtgtatttgtttattacaCATATGGAACGTGAGTGTTGCTGTGTTTATCAGTCCAGTGCAAGAGGAACTGTGAAGGACAAGGCAAACTTCAAAGTGGAAGAAGATGTGTCTGCATTAAGGAAGGCCATAGAAGGCATGGGTAAGTTGATGAGTCACCATTTTAAGTATTCTTTTCAATCAGAGCAACATGgaactttaactttaattatgttttactaAATGTTTATATCTGCCCAATAGCAGACCAAGTTGTATTTCTAAAGGTAACTCTTCAagtgcagtgtaagtaagtggtGAGCCTGTTTTGCGTTCTCCTCTTCTCTATAGGTACCACAGAAAAGACACTAATTGAGGTGTTGACCCAAAGAAGTAATGCTCAGCGCCAGCTTATCGCTAAAGCCTATGAGAAAGCCACAGGAAGGGTATATCAATtgacttttaaaataataattctgaGTGTTGTGATAAAGACAATGGACCAACATGTGTGATACCAACGTTCTTCCATCAGACATTAGTAGCTGACCTGGAGGGCGACACCCACGGAGACTTTGAGGACTTGTTAGTAGCCTTGGTAACACCCCCGGCTGTCTACGACTGCCATGAAGTCATCAAAGCCATCAAGGTGAGATTGTGTCTGATATTAACTTCAAGATGGCATGGCCCTTGCTTCAATACAGAGTCTGCATTGGCCTGTTAAAGCTTCagtgtataaaaaaagagaatttagAGGGAGCAGAGACACCCCGTTCTACATgtctcatttatttaaaacagacTTAATTTACTTAAGATTTTTTTGGATTCATGACATTTTACCATACTTACATTGTGTTGAAAGAACAGCTGAAACGCTGTCATCATTTCCTTGTGCTTATCACATTTCGTGTGTGTCGCATACAGGGAGCAGGAACCACCGAGAGTACGTTGACAGAAATCTTTGCCTCGAGATCCAACAGACAGATGCAAGCCTTGTCTGAAGCATACCTTGCAGGTTAGTATCTTCAACACTAAGTACAGAGATgacaaaagtactcacttcccgtactcaagtagaattACAAAATACTCTGGTAGAAGTACTGATTCAACTTCTTTActcatgtaaaagtaaaaaaatacaggCTTGGAacttttctcaaataaaaaataaaagtagccttgtgaatgacagccattttttatgcaaagctacctggacctcACAAAGTTACTAGAGTGCaggctgagaaacttcagtggacatggaaaaagggTTCTTTATATgtcattgcctacattttaaatggatgtctgctaACAGGCCTTAAACATCCCATATATGTGATGATATTGTGACAAAGACTGGGACTCCACATTAAAAAGATTCTGaccgagtagcaagatatgaattcagttgtgacaCTGTGAGAATTCCCAGATCCAGTTTCTACTCAAGGatagtaacaaagtatttgtactttgttactttctcTCTGACtaagtatttgtattttcacCGATTAGATAGTAACTGGATTATTGTGAAACAGTTGGCAAATGTTCATGATGTAACGTGTCTAGATTGTTGTGAAATCAGCCGTAATGTGCCGTTTCATTTAAGAAACTGGAAGATCGATGATTCATGATCTGCAGTCGGAGGTATCTGGAGAATACGGCAAAGCTCTGCTCATCTTGGCTGAGGTACTGGACATTCAATTAATGATGTGCTCGCATTCCCAACAAACTGTCAGACCTAAAGCATTCAATTCATTATGGTGTGAATATTTACATCCTATCTCAAAAAAATGTGATGGGATTAAAAATCaactaacaataaaataaaatgcgtTTTCTACAACAACTGTAAATCTTGGGGAGTTTGTCATCTCTATCAAATTGTGACATAGTATATTTAAAATGGCATTCAAAATGGCTCATCACTAAAATGAGCAAATGCCAAATATATTGAAATCCTTCAACGTACCACAGACTATTCTTCTGTTCATCCTCACAGGGGAAGAGAGACGAGAGCACCAACGTGGACATTGCCAAAGCTAAAGCCGATGCTAAGGTAAATTCACTGCCGGTTtcttaaatacatttagaaTACTTCTGTGTTCATCAGTGACACAGTCCAGACACCAAGCTAGTTTGTCCACAAGGTTTTTTGGATGTAAAGAATCAGGACAGTAACGTTAAAAAAATACTACGGAGCAGTTTACTTTGTGTCAGATTGGTAAGTGTGGTGTTTGCACACTTCTTCAATTGTTGTTTTGACATTCATATCTTACCTTACACATTTTTGGGGCTTGAAAGCAGCCGACACCTCAGTTACCACAGCTCTCTTAAGAGGTTTAATGAAAATCCGGAAGGGATAAAAACTAGAGCCGTGTGTGTTTTCACCCTCACTCTCATTTCCCCTTTTCAGGCCCTGTATGAAGCTGGGGAGAAGAAGTGGGGAACAGATGAGGGAAAGTTTATCGACATCTTGTGCCACAGGAGTATTCCCCAGCTTCGACAGAGTGGGTTTACCCCTTACATATTTTTTCTGTACATGCCTATGCGATACAAATACAAGACCACGAGTCTGCTGCCATGCTAGTGGCTTTTCTCGAGGTTGTACAACAGTGCTTTGAGCTCAATACTGACATCAGCATGtcaacatgctcacaatgacaatgctaacaagTTGATTTTTTAATAAGCAGTAATAATGTtgaccatgttcaccatcttagctGCACTCTGTGTTTAAGGCTCCTTAGCAAATGAAGCTGAGGTTGATGGGAATGTCAGTAGTATTGCAGATATTTGGTCATAGTTATTGGACAAATGTAATAGTTGGACATGGATGGCCCTAGATGAAATGTAAAGGGATCAGCAAAGTTATTAGGATTCATtctctggggaacatgaatgaCTGTACCAAATgtaatggcaatccatccaattgtTCTTAAGCTACTTCACTAAACGCAAAAAATGTCTACCTCGCGGTGGtgctacaggtaaaaaaaaaatacgggTAGGGTTGGGTAATATagcaatataatatcaatattgtgatgagactagatatcgtgttagattttggatatcataatataaATTGGCCTACATATTGTCTGTTCCTGGTTTTAGAGCCTGCATTACAATAAAGCAATATAATTTTCTTAACTTACCAGACCGATACATTAATTGCCTTAACTCACCGATCAACAGATCGACATTACCATCCTTAGCATGGCtagaaaacaacagcagcagctaatctgttttttcctctgtgttttggcAGCTCTGGTAGAGTACAAGAATATTAGTAAGAAGACTTTGCAGGAGAGCATTGAGAGTGAGATGTCTGGTAACCTGGAGAAGCTACTTGTGGCTGTTGGTGAGAATGTTGTCATATTGTCTGCCTTTTTACCCATACATTGgctcatttttaaatatgttgcaTCTTCATTTTCATGTTGGATAAATTAAATCATTGCACATTTGAGACACATTCAACACAAATGATCTTTTCTTTGTCCAGTTAAGTGTGTGAAGACCACTCCAGCATACCTGGCTGAGAGGCTTTTCAAAAGCATGAAGGTAAGCTGCACAATATGTCCATCTGTAGCACAAGGGCCTTTTAAACCCTCAAAGCCTGTGGCTCccaaaacaaaatccacatTGTGTGGTTCACTCTGTCCTTTTTAGCCACTGTAGACAATTGTGTTTGTCCCCAGTGGTGTGGAAAGGAATGTTAAGCCACGGTTATATTGCTGCTTTGACTAAATGTGCACCACTGGTTGAAAtgtgtcaagcagacaaacatacacatgaaaCCAAAGACCTAAAAGCAGCCATTAATATTGGATAATAACCGTGAACAAATGAGCATTTGATCCACCCAGGTCCAATTTGTACCTTTGCCCCTTTCCCAAATTTTCCTTTGTCCAGGGCGCGGGGACCACAGAGTCCACTCTGACCAGGATACTAGTCAGTCGCTCAGAGGTGGATCTGCTGGACATCAGAGCAGAGTATAAGAAGCTGTTTGGATGTTCCCTCTACTCCCAGTTAGAGGTAAGTGCACATGGCCAGAGAAATGTAACATGCTCATTACGCcttaacatactgtaaatgttcaATAGTTTAAATGTCTTGTGTCGTCAACATCAGAATATACCCCAGTCGTTTTTTCGTGTGATGATGTGAAcacaattttctgtttttccctcTATTCATGTTCGTGTGAAGTCTGAAGTGTCTGGTTATTATGGCGACGCCCTAAAACGTCTAAGTGGCCAAGACGACTAACTCCTCCCAACTCCTGTGATGAAGAACGTGTGGTGGGAAGCGCAGATGGGAAGAAACGTCCTGACCTTTCCAATAGCATTATACTGATACATTTGCTTGAACATGGCTGAAACTAACCATCTGGAAATGCTTGAATGTGGAATTCAAGTAATGTTCAACCAGACAGGGCTGTGCTGACTGAATGATTAAAATACGcgcgtgtgcacacacacacttacttagAAGTATGTACAGGAAGATGCTattgaatgtattttaaatttataaaattGTATTCCATTTGACTGATAGCTGTCAACGCATGTAAACTACCGGTcagaagtttggggtcacttccaaatttccattgcactcaaTTATAGACAGAATGCCAGCTGAGatccagggcagcagttttcagattacattatgtgcttacataattgaaaaatggttctccaatgtttttttaaaatgatatgagattagtaaacagaatgtgcctttggaacatttgATGAAcagttgctgataatgggcaatgtaggtacagcattaaagatcagccccccccctcagatcagctggtattctgtctataatggagtggtatggaaatgtTTATAATAATTAAGGTCACAACTTTCAcatttaatacaataaaaatactgtattctactatttgtatttttgttttatgttagtGAGCAAAGAGCTACAATATGtcatataaaaaaagttttatttaatgGTTTTGTTTATGTTGCTGTAACCAACTCCTACACAGGTCATCAGGACCTTGTCCCCTCCTTTCCTTTCGTCTTCCGAAGGCTTCTGAACCTCGATCTTAAACATGAGTTGGAAGAAATCTCTAATGTGTCTGAGGAACTCGACCCTGGAGAGACAgtgaaggagaagaaagaaagtttaaaaaatgggaGATGAAATTTCAGTTTCATTATTTGAGAGGGGTAGACCCTAAGTCGGATGAGAAACAGTTCAAATGTCGAAGAAAGAATACATAGTGACAGTTTCAGAACAGAGTCTACTCCATGCAGTCTGCGTCAAGTCTAGGTCTCATGCACATTACGTTCcattcttaaaggtcccatggcatgaaaatttcactttgagttttttaaacattaatatgtgttcccccatcCTGCTTGtggtcccctagtggctagaaatggcgattaagtgtaaaccgagccctgggtatcctgctctgcctttgcgaaaatgaaagctcagatgctttttccgcccagagaatttggcccgcccgtgagaaagagagagacatcatggctgtCAAATGAGAAAAGTGGCAGCTGGCCAAGGccacccctcccctcccctcccctcctcagtagctacagacacagaaatgacaCGTCCTAAAGAAAGCTCaatgtgggactggctctagtggctgtaattctacacCACGGCTAAAttctgggaaagagacttcagatagagCATTaagggatcactaaggtctatgtaaaagcatcaaaaaagcactatgtcatgggacctttaaagctgGCATGACTAAAACGTATAATGCAAAgccaatttataaaaaaaaatacaaaatacaaaaaaggttttagctTCATTTCAagtcttttaaagaaaaaagcccATCAGCATTACCTGAGTGAGGAGTGCATTGTGATGGCACTGCCAATCTTCAGTTATCATAGTACTGTACTTGAGAGGGACACAGCACCGGTACCATGATAACTGAAAATGGACAGTTCATAGATCACTCCTCATTCATGGTGATGATGTCCAAAATCATCTTTGCGttcaattgctttttttttttaatcggcTCACAAGGAATTATTCAAGTTAAAATGAATCTTAAACTGCAATATGTtaattaattacacattcaCCGAACACACACCCTctaaatatattaattaatcATACATTGACCAAGCACGCTAACACTCTATGAACGGCCACTATCAAGTGAATGCACAACTGACCAAGTCCCATGATAATGATGCATTcaaaagcatgtgaaaaaaatgtgatcaaatgTCCATTGAATTTAACCAAGACTTGTTATTTTCTGCcttttgcataaaaaaaaaaaaaatctaacaaataTTGcggtgaaaaaaacactttacttaCATTTTCTCTCCATTCCCCTTTGTATAAGCAGAAGGCTTTCTGAGCTGTAGTCATGGCAAGAACACCTTGTTTACTGTGAACTACACTGCCCAGTGTGTTTGAAACAAACTTTTGGTTGCATGGGACATTCAATTTAGATGCCATTTagttcaaacattttaaaaacctggcatttttgtaataatgtaatgtaataatttgtaaaaattATAAACATGGAATAAGGCTTAGGTTTAACAAACTGATAAGAATAGTTACGGCCTCTGTAGTTTATTTGTCCAGAATGTCGTGCTGACGTTGAATGACGTTGGGTCGAGGATTTTGAAATACCGTCACTTGCCAAGATTGGATAAACAGAAGAATAAAGTGCATCTGTAGTAACTCATAAATAAGCTAAGGCGGGAGCTTTGTGCGTCTGTTATTGAGTGACGTTGGCTTACGTGTATGGGGAGAGGGGTCCGAGCAGAACCTTCGACACGTCCTGTTGGCCAAGGGTCATCAAGAGCAGTGCCAGGCTTTGATTGGATGAATCCACGCAGCCACCCTAAAAACATCAGAAAGAGGGGCGATAGgttttagcaacaaaaaaaacacagaaatacgTAATGGAGGTTATCTCAGGTCCAACACTGATAGCCCTCTACACTTGCAAAGCATAGCGAGCATCCGGGAGGTGTTTGTAGGCTGGATGCTTTTTTTGCCCcggaaatacatttttgttgataatgactttaaaaaagtgaaaacattttgaagcacatttatttacagttttgctGTCACAGGCTGGCAGatttgaaaacctttttcaaAATTGGCATGTGCATTCTGAAGTACACagttatttttatagttttccTCAATGACAGTGAACACGGTGGACATGTCATCTCTCAACAAcatattttcctcttctttttcctttaatAATGCTGTGTTTCCCTGCCCCGTCTGACCTACTTGCCCTGTGCCCTATTGCTCCCCATTTTCTTCGAAACGCCAGATATATAGGAGGACAGAGTATCCCCTCTCTGCATCCAAGTGATCACATGTTATCGGGATTACTCTACAACAGTTATGTGCTATTCCCCAGGCTGTATAAAGGAGGTCTATGCCAGACTGGACACACCCAGAagcattttataaactaaatgaACATTCAATTTTGTCCATTCCATCAGTTTATAGTAAGCTACGCAGAATCAGTTTCTTGTACTATGCATTCATTCTAACAAAGCATGCATGTGGCCCAGTCACGCAGTATTGTCAGCAGAAATACGATTCAATTACATAATCATATCACTGAAGCTACGGCGGAACTATAgtgacattgttttgtttttttattgtcaatgaGGCAGATTCCTTCTACAAGTGGACACTTTATCAAACTAGGTTATGCTGTAAATATTAACTCAAACAAGTACTTCATGACTTCAACTATGCAACCTTATGAAGACCTGCACCTTGATTGCAACTACATGCCAAATTATTTCCACCATTTTACTCCATTAATAGGCCTTGAGAGTAGCAGAATGAAGGATTGATGGAGATTCCATAGTTTGACATGGTtggaccataatttacaaagcatTCTCATCTAAATGGTTATTACAAAGTATGTTTTCTGTGTATACTTTCTACTGGATGGATACatgatggattttatttttaatatttttaattccAAGACATTTTACCAATGCACTTGTCTCCAGTATAAACTCAACAGTGTTCATTAAGCGTAAGAACCTatatactttaaaatatatatacattttaaagtgtggttTTATCAAACTACATTTCACTAACATATTCCACAAAGTTGAGAGCACATTTTGTTGACTATCGAAAAATGTGTTGTGCGTGAGCACACTACCTTTGGGTGCTGCTGTTGTGGGCTATAAAAGTTTAACAAACTTACA is a window from the Etheostoma cragini isolate CJK2018 chromosome 16, CSU_Ecrag_1.0, whole genome shotgun sequence genome containing:
- the anxa3b gene encoding annexin A3b gives rise to the protein MSGWDDLELLLDTPSSLTVTSSARGTVKDKANFKVEEDVSALRKAIEGMGTTEKTLIEVLTQRSNAQRQLIAKAYEKATGRTLVADLEGDTHGDFEDLLVALVTPPAVYDCHEVIKAIKGAGTTESTLTEIFASRSNRQMQALSEAYLAETGRSMIHDLQSEVSGEYGKALLILAEGKRDESTNVDIAKAKADAKALYEAGEKKWGTDEGKFIDILCHRSIPQLRQTLVEYKNISKKTLQESIESEMSGNLEKLLVAVVKCVKTTPAYLAERLFKSMKGAGTTESTLTRILVSRSEVDLLDIRAEYKKLFGCSLYSQLESEVSGYYGDALKRLSGQDD